A portion of the Oncorhynchus keta strain PuntledgeMale-10-30-2019 unplaced genomic scaffold, Oket_V2 Un_contig_8038_pilon_pilon, whole genome shotgun sequence genome contains these proteins:
- the LOC127926667 gene encoding transmembrane protein 26-like has translation MILKFICAVVTRSLFLLISLIGVWRVVWVKNNALYWFLTILYLPLVVEMILTLKRKQLQDYKWFSPAIFLFLISIIPSLWILELHHQQNKATDSRCDKLDSSENIKSLLNMWRGNSTNGSETLLQGSVSLLSSVCANDWILALHQTLLILLVIGKWLLPVAGGVTRDELSQLLLIFVGTAADILEFTSETLLDVKDSSPSMVYVILGVWTWSMFQFPLHLSVSTSRPDEYSEGDQGVSLLARLRTDIWSMVESLFVQDGPFLVVRLTLILYFHVIHQMLIFFAIKNFLVVILTFYRLFAIYCNYKASG, from the exons ATGATATTGAAGTTTATCTGTGCGGTTGTTACCCGGTCGCtatttctcctcatctctctgatAGGAGTATGGAGGGTGGTCTGGGTTAAGAATAATGCTCTTTATTGGTTCTTGACGATCCTTTATCTTCCTCTGGTGGTCGAGATGATTTTAACCCTGAAGAGAAAACAATTACAGGATTATAAATG GTTTTCTCCTGCCATCTTCCTGTTCCTCATCAGTATCATTCCATCTCTATGGATTCTAGAGTTACATCATCAGCAGAACAAAGCTACTGATTCCAGG TGTGACAAACTGGATTCATCTGAAAACATAAAGAGCCTGTTAAACATGTGGAGAGGGAATTCCACCAATGGCAGCGAGACGTTACTCCAG GGTTCAGTATCTCTGTTGTCGTCAGTGTGCGCTAACGACTGGATCCTGGCCCTGCACCAGACCCTGTTGATCCTGCTGGTCATAGGGaagtggctgctccctgttgcaggaggggtgaccagggatgaaCTGTCTCAGCTCCTCCTCATCTTCGTAGGCACTGCCGCTGACATCCTGGAGTTCACCTCAGAGACACTGTTGGATGTCAA GGACAGCAGTCCCAGCATGGTGTACGTCATCCTCGGAGTCTGGACGTGGAGTATGTTCCAGTTTCCTCTTCACCTGTCAG tGTCTACCTCCAGACCTGATGAATATTCAGAGGGGGACCAGGGTGTGTCTCTGCTGGCCAGACTAAGGACAGATATCTGGAGCATGGTGGAGAGCCTCTTCGTCCAGGACGGACCCTTCCTGGTGGTCCGCCTCACCCTCATCCTCTACTTCCACGTCATACACCAGATGCTCATCTTCTTCGCCATCAAGAACTTCCTGGTGGTCATTCTGACCTTCTACCGTCTGTTTGCCATCTACTGCAACTACAAGGCTTCAGGTTGA